In a genomic window of Gemmatimonadetes bacterium T265:
- a CDS encoding hypothetical protein (frameshifted, deletion at around 591343) yields the protein MPRAFHVRGPLDADALGRALDGLVARHDVLRSVYATADGGPAQVVRHGARAPLERLDLSGLPPAARDGELARALAERAAYHFDLAADVLLRATLVRLADDEHVLFLLTHHIVSDGWSKSVTFRDLGALYAAELAGGGARAAALPTLPLQFADHARRERARADSGALDAPLAYWREQLRGPLPVLRLADTATGDPAPGADLFAGDVRETVLPRTLVDGMRRLGQARGASLYMVLLAAYQSLLHRYTGQDEIVVGSPTAGRDDEDTHDLIGYFAGALVLRTSFAGDPAFGALLDRVRDTCLDAYEHQDVPFEKLVLELQKGEALTHAPLFQCVLTMEDTIPAALRLDGAAVEPLDVAVSATKFDLTLLFSEHPDGLRLRLAFRTALVDGTRAERVLGHLRTLLDAAVADASVPVSRLPLLTAAEHAELAAWNATAADLGPAADVATLFEAWAARVPNQPAVVAGDATLTYAELDARAARLAARLQALGAGPDAPVGLLLDRSAAAVIGLLGALKAGAAYVPLPVDGPAARVAQQLAASGARVVVTDAAGAALLPAGTVAVAVDADDARGEPPAPSAARRPAPDDLAYVLFTSGSTGAPKGVSVTHANVVHYARAIARVLAGGDGLSAPAGWHCGVASTLAADLGLTSVWAALLGGGTLHVLPHTAVTEPASFAEYAAAHPLDLLKLTPGHLRALAAGLNGYALAAVLPRRWLVLGGEALPVPLARHLVDALGAGRLLNHYGPTETTIGACALRVDAAVLAAAEARAARSVPVGRPLANVRVYVVDAHGGEQPVGVAGELVVAGQGVSRGYVGQPERTAERFGALPELGDDGEPWAYRTGDRARRLADGTLEFLGRVDHQVKIRGYRVEPDEVAAVLRTHPAVADAAVVARPAAGAPDGVDAEPRLFAYVVPAAAGGAAAPDVLAVWLAERLPAYLVPDAIVALEQLPLTPNGKLDRAALPAPIDPAAESAATPAVVAPRTETERQLAAVWQDVLKREAVGVTESFLALGGHSLLAIRVLGRISKQFGVRLPLRALFEHPTVAQLAELVDAERRAKDDAALRDALAAVEGLTEADATRLLGQVLTDAP from the coding sequence GTGCCGCGCGCGTTCCACGTGCGCGGCCCGCTCGACGCGGACGCGCTCGGGCGCGCGCTCGACGGGCTCGTCGCCCGCCACGACGTCCTGCGGAGCGTCTACGCGACCGCCGACGGCGGGCCGGCGCAGGTCGTTAGGCACGGCGCGCGCGCCCCGCTCGAACGCCTCGACCTCTCCGGCCTGCCGCCCGCGGCGCGCGACGGCGAGCTGGCGCGCGCGCTCGCGGAACGGGCCGCGTACCACTTCGACCTCGCGGCGGACGTGCTGCTGCGTGCGACGCTCGTCCGACTCGCGGACGACGAGCACGTGCTGTTCCTCCTCACGCACCACATCGTCTCGGACGGGTGGTCGAAGAGCGTCACCTTCCGCGACCTCGGCGCGCTGTACGCCGCCGAACTGGCCGGCGGGGGTGCGCGCGCGGCCGCGCTCCCGACCCTGCCGCTGCAGTTCGCTGACCACGCGCGGCGCGAGCGCGCGCGGGCCGACTCCGGCGCCCTCGACGCGCCGCTCGCCTACTGGCGCGAGCAACTCCGCGGGCCGCTCCCCGTGCTACGGCTCGCCGACACCGCGACGGGGGACCCGGCGCCGGGCGCGGACCTCTTCGCCGGCGACGTGCGCGAGACGGTGCTGCCCCGCACGCTCGTCGACGGCATGCGCCGGCTCGGCCAGGCGCGCGGCGCGTCGCTCTACATGGTGCTCCTCGCAGCTTACCAAAGCCTGCTGCACCGCTACACCGGCCAGGACGAGATCGTCGTCGGCTCGCCGACCGCGGGGCGCGACGACGAGGACACGCACGACCTGATCGGGTACTTCGCGGGCGCGCTCGTCCTCCGCACGTCGTTCGCCGGCGACCCCGCGTTCGGCGCGCTGCTCGACCGCGTCCGCGACACCTGCCTCGACGCGTACGAGCACCAAGACGTGCCGTTCGAGAAGCTCGTGCTCGAGCTGCAGAAGGGGGAAGCGCTGACGCACGCGCCGCTCTTCCAGTGCGTGCTGACGATGGAGGACACGATCCCGGCCGCGCTCCGCCTCGACGGCGCGGCGGTCGAGCCGCTCGACGTGGCCGTGTCGGCGACGAAGTTCGACCTCACGCTGCTCTTCTCCGAACACCCGGACGGCCTGCGCCTCCGCCTCGCGTTCCGCACGGCGCTGGTCGACGGCACGCGCGCCGAGCGCGTGCTCGGGCACCTGCGAACCCTGTTGGACGCGGCCGTGGCCGACGCGAGCGTCCCTGTGTCGCGGCTGCCGCTGCTCACGGCCGCCGAGCACGCCGAACTGGCCGCGTGGAACGCGACAGCCGCGGACCTCGGCCCCGCGGCCGACGTCGCGACGTTGTTCGAGGCGTGGGCCGCGCGGGTGCCGAACCAGCCCGCGGTCGTCGCCGGCGACGCGACGCTCACGTACGCCGAGCTCGACGCGCGGGCCGCCCGGCTCGCGGCACGACTGCAGGCGTTAGGCGCCGGCCCGGACGCGCCCGTCGGCCTCCTCCTCGACCGTTCGGCCGCGGCCGTGATCGGATTGCTCGGTGCGCTCAAGGCCGGCGCGGCGTACGTCCCGCTCCCGGTCGACGGGCCGGCCGCGCGCGTCGCGCAACAGCTCGCCGCGAGCGGGGCACGCGTCGTGGTCACCGACGCCGCGGGCGCGGCCCTGCTACCCGCGGGCACCGTGGCGGTCGCGGTCGACGCGGACGACGCCCGCGGCGAACCGCCCGCACCGTCGGCCGCGCGCCGCCCCGCGCCGGACGACCTCGCGTACGTCCTGTTTACGTCGGGCTCGACGGGCGCGCCCAAGGGCGTCTCGGTCACACACGCCAACGTCGTGCACTACGCCCGCGCGATCGCGCGTGTGCTCGCCGGCGGCGACGGGCTTTCCGCGCCGGCCGGGTGGCACTGCGGCGTCGCATCGACGCTCGCCGCGGACCTCGGCCTAACGAGTGTCTGGGCGGCGCTCCTCGGCGGCGGAACGCTGCACGTGCTCCCGCACACGGCGGTCACCGAGCCGGCGAGCTTCGCGGAGTACGCGGCCGCGCACCCCCTCGACCTGCTCAAGCTCACCCCCGGGCACCTGCGGGCGCTCGCAGCCGGCCTGAACGGCTACGCGCTCGCGGCCGTGCTCCCGCGGCGCTGGCTCGTGCTCGGAGGGGAGGCGCTGCCGGTCCCGCTCGCGCGCCATCTCGTCGACGCGTTGGGCGCGGGGCGCCTGCTCAATCACTACGGTCCGACCGAGACGACCATCGGCGCGTGCGCGCTGCGCGTCGACGCCGCGGTCCTCGCGGCGGCCGAGGCGCGCGCCGCGCGCTCCGTCCCGGTCGGCCGGCCCCTGGCTAACGTGCGCGTCTACGTCGTCGACGCGCACGGTGGCGAGCAGCCCGTGGGCGTGGCGGGGGAGCTCGTGGTCGCAGGCCAGGGCGTGTCGCGGGGCTACGTTGGGCAGCCGGAGCGGACCGCCGAACGCTTCGGCGCCTTGCCCGAGCTCGGCGACGACGGCGAGCCGTGGGCCTACCGCACCGGCGACCGCGCGCGCCGCCTGGCCGACGGCACGCTCGAATTCCTCGGACGCGTCGACCATCAGGTGAAGATCCGCGGCTACCGCGTCGAGCCAGACGAAGTCGCGGCGGTCCTGCGTACGCACCCTGCGGTGGCCGACGCGGCCGTCGTCGCGCGGCCCGCGGCGGGCGCGCCGGACGGCGTCGACGCGGAGCCGCGACTTTTCGCGTACGTGGTGCCGGCCGCCGCGGGCGGTGCGGCAGCGCCCGACGTGCTCGCCGTCTGGCTTGCCGAGCGGTTGCCGGCGTACCTCGTGCCGGACGCGATCGTCGCCCTGGAGCAGCTGCCGTTAACGCCGAACGGCAAGCTGGATCGCGCGGCCCTCCCCGCGCCGATCGACCCGGCGGCCGAGTCGGCGGCGACGCCCGCGGTCGTCGCGCCGCGCACGGAGACCGAGCGCCAGCTCGCCGCCGTCTGGCAGGACGTGCTCAAGCGCGAGGCCGTCGGCGTCACCGAGAGCTTCCTCGCCCTCGGCGGCCACTCCCTGCTCGCCATCCGCGTGCTCGGCCGCATCAGCAAGCAGTTCGGCGTCCGCCTGCCCTTGCGCGCGCTCTTCGAACATCCGACCG